The proteins below come from a single Rosa rugosa chromosome 2, drRosRugo1.1, whole genome shotgun sequence genomic window:
- the LOC133731727 gene encoding THO complex subunit 4A, whose product MDHLNMSLDDIIKTSKKPGSGNSRGRARAASGPGPARRLPNRAGNRATPYGAGAAKAPESTWQHDMFSDQGAAYAASAGRASAIETGTKLYISNLDYGVSNEDIKELFVEVGDLKRYGVHYDRSGRSKGTADVVFSRRQDAVAAVKRYNNVMLDGKPMKIEIVGTNIATPGAPSAIPPAANGAFRNSNGGAPRGGQGRGGAFGRPRGGGGGGRGPRRGRGGRGRGGRSGEKVSAEDLDAELEKYHATAETMQE is encoded by the exons ATGGATCATCTAAACATGTCCCTCGACGACATCATCAAGACCTCCAAGAAACCCGGATCCGGCAACAGCCGCGGCCGCGCCCGGGCTGCCTCCGGTCCCGGACCCGCCCGCCGCTTGCCCAATCGCGCCGGAAATCGTGCGACGCCCTATGGCGCCGGCGCCGCCAAG GCGCCGGAGTCCACGTGGCAGCACGACATGTTCTCGGATCAGGGAGCGGCCTACGCAGCCTCGGCTGGCAGAGCCTCCGCCATCGAAACTGGAACCAAGCTCTACATCTCTAATCTCGACTATGGCGTTTCCAACGAGGACATCAAG GAGCTGTTTGTTGAGGTTGGTGACCTGAAACGTTATGGAGTGCATTATGATAGAAGTGGCAGATCAAAG GGAACAGCAGATGTAGTCTTTTCACGAAGACAGGATGCTGTGGCGGCTGTTAAAAGATACAACAATGTAATGCTTGATGGGAAACCGATGAAGATAGAGATCGTAGGAACAAACATTGCAACACCTGGTGCACCTTCCGCTATACCACCCGCTGCAAATGGCGCTTTCAGAAATTCAAATGGTGGAGCTCCCCGAGG TGGACAGGGTAGAGGTGGCGCATTTGGACGCCCTCGTGGTGGGGGTGGGGGTGGCCGTGGTCCTAGAAGGGGCCGTGGTGGACGTGGAAGAGGAGGGCGTAGTGGTGAAAAGGTTTCTGCTGAAGATCTTGATGCTGAGCTGGAGAAGTACCATGCAACTGCAGAAACAATGCAAGAGTAG
- the LOC133732302 gene encoding histone H2B-like, which translates to MAPKAEKKPAEKAPAAEKAPAEKKPKAGKKLPKEAGAAAGDKKKKRNKKSVETYKIYIFKVLKQVHPDIGISSKAMGIMNSFINDIFEKLAQESSRLARYNKKPTITSREIQTAVRLVLPGELAKHAVSEGTKAVTKFTSS; encoded by the coding sequence ATGGCGCCAAAGGCCGAGAAGAAGCCCGCCGAGAAGGCTCCCGCCGCAGAGAAGGCCCCCGCTGAGAAGAAGCCCAAGGCCGGCAAGAAGCTCCCCAAGGAGGCCGGAGCTGCCGCTGgagacaagaagaagaagaggaacaaGAAGAGCGTAGAGACCTACAAGATCTACATCTTCAAGGTCCTCAAGCAGGTCCACCCTGACATCGGAATCTCCAGCAAGGCCATGGGCATCATGAACAGCTTCATCAACGACATCTTCGAGAAGCTCGCTCAGGAGTCGTCGAGGCTTGCGAGGTACAACAAGAAGCCGACGATTACTTCTCGGGAGATTCAGACTGCTGTGAGGCTTGTGCTTCCTGGTGAATTGGCCAAGCACGCCGTTTCTGAGGGGACTAAGGCGGTGACCAAGTTCACTAGCTCTTGA
- the LOC133732904 gene encoding uncharacterized protein LOC133732904 — translation MAAAMRLCVRRGVATMGGMKREGATWSSRFSEIMRRNSTTLAPLVLEKQGFQKETASRGGLGSITEEQKRRVLQAVWASDLKRRNRKKFVERHEWWMVLKVEGRRYRFRFRSYSREMSEASEVTLPFIPCESFEVSDDSDHSKWLPLDVPPFDPLISAGYLPEIKFRHLVAGPYILLWIRDSGRALARLDVTRPEQGWTQLNVLAAECLMDVADNTVMLLINLQQHGHGGFLIFSCNRPDRRCYRRGYRAREKVDNSIEVLLMSQECDSMKHMQPLPLPPLPYDFGRIVGWSFLHREGQMVELALSGSGIDHWNCPPLLFLITFQYGIFTTEESGALDVKSRVLTTSTYILDSPASHPHKWHWDKSAASDTCEVHF, via the coding sequence ATGGCGGCGGCGATGAGGCTTTGCGTGCGGCGGGGTGTGGCGACGATGGGTGGAATGAAGAGAGAAGGAGCGACTTGGAGTAGCAGGTTTTCAGAAATAATGCGGAGAAACTCTACCACTTTGGCACCACTAGTTCTGGAGAAGCAGGGCTTCCAAAAGGAAACGGCTTCTCGTGGTGGCTTGGGCTCCATAACAGAAGAACAGAAGCGAAGGGTTCTTCAGGCGGTTTGGGCTTCAGATTTAAAACGGAGGAACAGGAAGAAGTTTGTGGAGAGGCATGAGTGGTGGATGGTGCTTAAGGTGGAAGGCAGACGCTATCGATTCCGTTTTCGTTCCTATTCTCGTGAAATGTCGGAGGCAAGCGAGGTAACTTTACCATTCATTCCCTGTGAGTCGTTCGAGGTCTCCGACGACTCTGATCACTCAAAGTGGCTACCTCTGGATGTGCCTCCATTTGATCCCCTCATCAGCGCTGGTTACCTACCTGAAATTAAGTTCAGGCATCTAGTAGCTGGCCCCTATATCCTTCTTTGGATTCGAGACAGTGGCCGAGCACTTGCCCGGTTGGACGTCACCCGGCCCGAACAAGGATGGACACAGTTAAACGTTTTAGCTGCAGAGTGTTTAATGGATGTAGCGGATAATACTGTAATGTTGCTAATCAACTTGCAACAACATGGCCATGGTGGTTTCCTAATCTTCTCCTGTAACAGGCCTGACAGGAGATGTTATAGGAGAGGATATAGAGCTAGGGAAAAGGTTGACAACAGTATAGAAGTTCTCCTCATGTCACAGGAATGTGATTCTATGAAACATATGCAACCTCTGCCCCTGCCACCATTGCCTTATGATTTTGGAAGGATAGTTGGTTGGAGTTTTCTCCATCGAGAAGGTCAAATGGTCGAACTTGCTCTCAGTGGCTCTGGAATCGACCACTGGAATTGTCCCCCCTTGCTTTTTCTCATAACATTTCAATATGGAATATTTACCACCGAGGAGAGCGGTGCCTTGGATGTCAAGTCCAGAGTGCTTACTACTTCTACTTACATCCTAGATTCCCCTGCTTCCCATCCCCACAAGTGGCACTGGGACAAATCAGCTGCCTCAGATACGTGTGAAGTCCATTTCTAA
- the LOC133733650 gene encoding uncharacterized protein LOC133733650, translating to MPHLPFFHSILRAMASRWPLVLYAATWTLFLTMTVAMAAFSPEMAFVTAISPSSAFSKSCAGEGFVRIPLEYPREAMCFPAHMVRRSGLDFFVPTVFAALVVAGSALVVRSLALGVGGGGG from the coding sequence ATGCCTCACCTCCCATTCTTTCACTCAATCCTCCGAGCCATGGCGTCCAGGTGGCCGCTGGTTCTCTACGCGGCCACTTGGACGCTGTTCCTCACGATGACCGTGGCCATGGCGGCCTTCTCTCCCGAGATGGCTTTTGTCACGGCCATATCTCCGTCATCGGCATTCTCCAAGTCCTGCGCGGGGGAGGGGTTTGTTAGGATACCGTTGGAGTACCCGAGAGAGGCAATGTGTTTTCCGGCTCACATGGTCCGGCGGTCCGGCTTGGATTTCTTCGTCCCCACGGTGTTTGCCGCTCTGGTCGTGGCGGGTTCTGCGTTGGTCGTCAGATCGTTGGCCTTGGGGGTGGGTGGTGGAGGTGGGTGA